The segment TCCGGCGCCAATTCGTTCAGGTGCGTCGGCACCACGCCCCAGGCGCCCTGCACCATCACCTGGACCAGGAAGGCGCCCAGGGCCAGTAACGGTAGCGAGCCGCCGTGCATCCACAGCGGAATGACGGGAATGGCCAGCAGCGCCGCCAGGATGATGGTCCGCCGCCGTCCGAAGCGTTCTGACAGGGCACCGAAGAACAGGCCACCCACCAGCGCGCCGAGATTGAGCATCGCCACCAGCATGAAGGCGGCGCCGGAACCGGTCGGCAGGTGCAGGCTTTCCTCTTCGAACGTGTGATAGAGGTCCTGCGAGCCGTGGCTGAACATGTTGAACGCCATCATCAGCAGCATCAGGTAGATAGCAAGCTTCCAGTGGCCACGCATCGATTCCAGCAGGCCGCGCCTGGGCTGGGTCGCCTGGCCCTGCTGCCATACCTCCGACTCGGGCACGGTGCGACGGATGTAGAGCACCAGCAAGGCCGGTGCCGCGCCAACCACGAACAGGCCACGCCAGCCGATGTGGTCCACCAGCAGCCAGTTGACCAACGCGCCCAGGAAGAACCCCACGGGATAGCCGCTTTGCAGCAGGCCCGATACCACGCCGCGCGCCTTCGCGGGAATGGACTCCATCGCCAGCGAGGCGCCGATACCCCATTCGCCACCCATCGCGATGCCGAACAGGAACCGCAGCACCAGCAACGCCGTGAGCGAGTTGGCAAACGCGGTCGCCAGTTCGAAGAGCGAAAACAGGATCACGTCGAGCATCAAGATGGGTCGCCGCCCGTAGCGGTCGGCCAGGCGTCCAAACAGCAACGCGCCCAGTGGACGCGCCGCGAGGGTAAGGAAGAGCCCATAGGTGACGTGTTCCTTGCCGACGTGGAACTCCTGCGCCACGCTCACGATCACGAAGGTGAGCAGGAAGTAGTCGAACGCATCCAGCGTCCAGCCGAGAAAGCTGGCCAATACGGTGTGACGCTGGGTGGTGTTCAACTCGCGCAGAGGTGCAAACGGCGACATCGGCGGCTCCGTGTGGTCGTGCCCGCCCCTGCGGCGCACAGGGCGCCAAGCGAACCATCATGGCGGCCGCGGCGCAAGAGAGCGCTTCGGGAAGTGGCGGATGGCAAATGCTCGGCGCAGACTCTCTTCACACCACGCAGTCACGGAGTCGGCTCACATGTCCGCCATGGATGCTACCGCTCTCGATCGGATCGCCGACTCCTACGATCACTGGTTCCAACGCCGCTACGTCCAGGGCAAGTTGGCGGCCGATCCCGCTTACGCAGCCGTGGCCGACCTGATCGCGCGCCGCCCGATGCCGCTGCTCGATATCGGCTGCGGCATCGGCCTGCTCGGGCAGTACCTGCACGCACACGGCGAGCTGCCGCAATACCTGGGCGTGGACCACGATGCCCGCAAGATCGATGCCGGACGTCGCGCCATGCGCCTGGCCGGGCTGGAGGGCGTGCTGCCCCTGCGCCTCGCCGACGGCGCCACGGCGTATTCGCTGCGCGGCCATGTCGCCCTGCTCGACGTACTGCATTACCTCGACGTGGAACGCCAGCGCGAACTGGTGGCGAATGCGGCGGCCCACTTGGCGCCGGGCGGCATGCTGATCGTCCGCAGCGTGCTGCGCGAGCGCAGCTGGCGTTATGCCGCCACGCGCGTCTCGGAGTTCTTCCTGAGCGCCAGCGGCTGGATGCGCGTGGGCGCGCAGCACTATCCCAGCGGGGACGAGCTGCGCGCCCTGCTGGCTGATGCCGGCCTGGTCGTGAGCATCCGTTCGCTGCACGGAAAGACCCCGTTCGACTGCTATCTCATCGTGGGCGAAAGGCCTTGCTGAGCGGCCAATGAGCGGCCCACCGCGCCCACCCAGCGTGGCGGCGCCTTTTCCGCTATACTCCACGCCGGGCTAAACGCCTCCCTCCCCTTTTGAATACTGCAACGCGGTTCGTTAGAACGCTCCGAGTTGCTCTGGAGCTTCCATGTCTTTCGAATCGCTGGGCCTTGCGCCCGCGTTGTTGCGCGCGCTTGCCGAACAGGGCTACGCCGAACCTACCCCGATCCAGGCCGCTGCCATTCCCGTCGTGCTGGAAGGCGGTGACCTGCTGGCTGCCGCGCAGACCGGCACCGGCAAGACGGCCGCCTTCTCGCTGCCGTTGCTGCAGCACCTTTCCACCGCCGGCGCCACGCAGACGCGTCGTCCGCGCGCGCTGGTACTGACTCCGACCCGCGAGCTCGCCGCCCAGGTACATGACAACCTGCGCGATTACGGCAAGCACCTGCGCATCAGCAGCACCACCATCTTCGGTGGCGTGAGCATGGGCCCGCAGATGCAGGCCCTGCGTCGCGGTGTGGACATCGTCATCGCCACGCCGGGTCGCCTGATCGACCACATGCAGCAGCGCTCCATCGACCTGTCGGGCGTGGAAGTGCTCGTGCTCGACGAAGCCGACCGCATGCTCGACATGGGCTTCCTGCCGGCGCTCAAGCGCATCCTCGCGGCGCTGCCGCGCCAGCGCCAGACGCTGCTGTTCTCGGCCACCTTCGCGCCGCCGATCAAGGCGCTGGCGATGCAGTTCATGCATCAGCCGCGCGAAGTGTCGGTGACGCCGGCCAACTCGGTGGCCACCACGGTCACACATCATGTGCACCCGGTCGACGCCGCCAAGAAGCGCGACCTGCTGCTGCACGTGCTTTCGCAGGACAGCCGCCGCCAGACCCTGGTGTTCAGCCGCACCAAGCATGGCGCCGACAAGCTGGTGAAGCAGCTGGAAATGGCCGGCCTGCGCGCCGCCGCCATTCACGGCAACAAGAGCCAGAACGCCCGCACGCGCGCGCTCAGCGACTTCAAGAGCGGCCGCATCACCGTGCTGGTCGCCACCGACATCGCGGCACGCGGCATCGATATCGACCAGTTGCCCATCGTGATCAACTTCGACCTGCCGATGGTCGCCGAAGACTACGTGCACCGCATCGGACGCACCGGTCGCGCCGGCGCGGACGGCATGGCCGTGTCGCTGGTAAGTCATGAGGAAGCAGGCCTGTTGCGCGATATCCGCAAGCTGCTCAAGCAGGACATCGCGGTGAGCGACGTGCCGGGCTTCGAGCCGTCGCATCCGCTGCGCACCGACGCCAATGCGCCGAAGCCGGTGCAAGGCCAGAGCCAGCGCCAGCCGCGCCAGGCTCGTCCGCAGGGTTCGCATCGCCCGCACAACAACGGATACGCACACGGCAGTGAGCGCCCGGCGGAAGGCAACCGGAAGCGTCGTCGCCCGCGCCGGCCCGCCGCCAAGGCGTGACGATCGGCACGCACGGGGCCCAACCACTGTCCTAGACGGTTGGGCCTAGGCGATACGTGGAATACAACGCCGGCGTTCTCGTCCCGATCATGCAGGGCCTTCCGTATCGAGGAGTCCCTGCATGAAAGCGTTTTTCCACTGGCTGTTGTTCCCCCTGCGGCTGATTTTCGGCGCCTGGTTCGTCTTTGCCGGCCTCAATGACCTGCTGCATTTCTGGCAGCCACCCGCACCGGTGACGCCGCAGTCGCAGGTCTTCATGCAAGGCCTCGCCGGCAGCGGCTACATCTTCCCCGTGCTCGGCATCCTGTACACCGTGAGCGGACTTTGCCTGCTCGCCAACCGCTTCGTCGCGCTGGCCTTGGTAATGCTGGCGGCGCCGGTGGTGGTGATTTTCGGCTACCACGCGGTAATGGAAGATCACCTGCTGGGCCCGGGGCTTCTCCTGTTGCTGATGTACCTCGCCTTGGCGTGGCAGCAGCGGGCGACCCTGGGTGTGCTGTTGAGGCCTATCGCCTAACCTCTGGATTCCGTTGTAGGAGCGCACCCAGTGCGCGAAAAGCCGACGGAGCGATGATTTTGTCAGGCTGCGGTCGCGCACTGGGTGCGCTCCTACAAAAGAGGTTGCCATCCCGACAACGGCCGGCGATCAATCGTCGCGAATGCGGGCGGTGAGCACGTGGTCTTCCCACACGCCGGCGATCTGCAGATACCGTTTCGCGTAACCTTCGCGCTCGAAGCCCAGGCGTTCGAGCAGCCTGCCGCTGCGCTCGTTGCGCGGCATGAAGTTCGCCATCACGCGATGCATGTCCAGCTCGCGGAACGCCCAGGGCATCACCGCCGACAGTGCCTCGTACATGAGCCCCTGTCCCTCCCTGCTCCCGGCAATGCTGTAGCCGAGATGACAGGCCTGGAAGGCGCCGCGCACGATGTTGGCGAACGTGAAGTTGGCGATGACGTCGTTGCCGACGAGGTCGAGCACGACGAAGGGATAGACGCGATCCGTGCGCATCGCTTCGCGTGCGTCGGCCAGCGTCCGGATGCAGTGGTCCAGCGTGTAGTAGGACGAATCGCGCAGCGGCTCCCACGGCGCCAGATGTTCGCGGTTCTGCACGCGATAGCGCAGCAGCCGCTGCGCATCGCCCGCATCAACCACACGTACCAGGGTGCGGGGCGTGTGGATGGGATAGATCAGGTTCACGGACGTCCGAGCGCGCTGGCGTGATGACGCAGATGGTCATCGATGAACGTGCTGATGAAGTAGTAGCTGTGGTCGTAGCCGGCATGGCGACGAAGCACCAGCGACTGGCCTCCTTCCGCGCATGCCTGGTCGAACAACTCGGGCTTCAGCTGCGTGGACAGGAAGCCGTCGGCCTCGCCCTGGTCGATCAGGATGGTGCCGTCGAAGGTTTGCCGGCGCACCAGCTCGCACGCGTCGTATGCCGCCCATGCGGACGTGTCTTCGCCGAGGTAGCGCGGGAGGGCTTTCTCGCCCCAGGGTACCTGCGTCGGCGCCACGATCGGCGCGAACGCGGATACCGAGCGATAGCGGCCGGGATGCTTCAGCGCGATGGTCAGCGCGCCATGACCGCCCATCGAATGGCCCATGATGCCGCTGCGCTCGCGGTCGGCCGGAAAGTGCTCTGCAATGAGCGCCGGCAGTTCATCCACCACATAGCTGTGCATGCGAAAGCGCGACGACCACGGCGCCTGCGTGGCATCCACGTAGAAGCCGGCGCCCTCGCCGAATTCCCAATCGCCCGTTGCGCCGTCGAAGCCGGTGTTGCGTGGACTGGTATCGGGCATCACCAGGATCAGCCCCAGCTCGGAAGCAAGCCGCTGCGCGCCCGCCTTGATGGTGGCGGTCTCTTCGGTGCAGGTGAGTCCGGCGAGGTAATACAACACCGGACACACTTCGCTGGCGGCCTGCGGCGGCTGGTAGAGCGCAAAACGCATCGGCCCGCCGCAGCTTTCCGAGTGATGCCGATAGAAACCCTGCGTGCCGCCGTGGCAGCGCTGCTCGGAGATCGTTTCGATCTCGGTCATGGCAATTCTCCGTGGATGACGCAAGCGCACCATGATAGTGGGGCTTGCGGCATCAACGCTCCTGGTCGGTAGGCCGCATCAACACTTCGTTGATGTTGACGTGCGAAGGCCGCGATACGCAGAACACGATGGCGTCCGCCACGTCGCGCGCCTGAAGCTGACGCATGCTGTCGGCCCACGCATTGAGGTTGGCCTTCACCTCGGCGTGGCCGATGTGATCGCGCAGCTCCGTCTGCACAACGCCCGGCTCGATCACCGTGACGCGGATGTTGTGTTTGTACACCTCGCGCCGCAGCGCTTCGGAAAATGCGCCGACACCGAACTTGGTCGCCGAATAGGCCGCCGCGTTGGGGTTGGCCACGCGCCCTGCCGTCGATGAAATATTCACGACATGGCCGTCGCGTCGCTCGCGCATACCGGGCAGCGCCGCCTGCGTCGAGGCAATGAGGCTGAGCACGTTCAGTTCCAGCATCCGGCGCCAGCGACCGAGGTCGGCCTCCTCGACCGGCTCCAGGTACATCACGCCGGCGTTGTTCACCAGGATGTCCAGACGTCCGAAATGCGCCTCGGTTTCCTTCACGATCCGCTGCGCTTCGTCTTCGGAGGCGAGATCGGCGGTCAACACGAACGGCTCGGCGCCGAGCGTCGCCAACTGCGCAGCCAAGACCTCGAGCCGGTCGCGCCGGCGTGCGGCAATGGCGACCTTGGCGCCCGCCTCGGCCAGCGCCAGTGCCGTGGCCTCGCCGATGCCGGAGGAGGCGCCGGTCACCAGCGCTATACGGCCTTCCAGGGGTTTGGACATGAATTTTCCTCGTCGATGGCGCCTTTGGCGCAACAAAATCACCGGTTTGGGCGGGCCGGCCTGTTACAATACCGTCATTCTCCCGCATGCCCTCGTGCATGCCATGTCGAGGTTCCCCATGTCCTCCCCGTCTTCCGATTCCCAGCCGGCAGCCGTCGGCTTTGCTGCGCTTGGCCTTCATTCCGAGCTGCTGCGCGCTCTGTCCGACGTCGGCTACGAATCGCCTTCGCCGATCCAGGCCGCCACCATTCCACCGCTGCTGGAAGGCCGCGACGTGCTCGGCCAGGCGCAGACCGGCACCGGCAAGACCGCCGCGTTCGCGCTGCCGATCCTTTCGCGCATCGACCTCAAGCCCGGCAAGCCGCAGGCGCTGATCCTCGCGCCCACGCGCGAGCTGGCCATCCAGGTGGCCGAAGCGTTCCAGCGCTACGCCACCTATATGCCCGGCCTGCAGGTGCTGCCGATTTACGGCGGCCAGAGCTATGGCCCGCAGCTGCACTCGCTCAAGCGTGGCGTGCAGATCGTGGTGGGCACGCCCGGCCGCGTGATCGATCACCTTGAGCGCGGCACGCTCGATCTCTCGGAATTGAAGTTCCTGGTGCTCGACGAAGCCGACGAAATGCTGCGCATGGGCTTCATCGACGACGTGGAGAAGGTGCTGGAGGCCACGCCGCCGACGCGCCAGGTCGCGCTGTTCTCCGCCACCATGCCGGCGCCGATCCGCAAGATCGCGCAGCAGCACCTGAAGGATCCGGTGGAGGTGACCATCAAGGCCGCCACCACCACCGCCGCCAACATCCGCCAGCGCTACTGGTTCGTCAGCGGCATGCACAAGCTCGATGCGATGACGCGCATCCTCGAAGCCGAGCCGTTCGACGCGATGATCATCTTCGCCCGCACCAAGCAAGCCACCGAAGAGCTCGCCGAGAAGCTGCAGGCGCGCGGCCTCGCCGCTGCCGCCATCAACGGCGACATCGCGCAGGCGCAGCGCGAGCGCGTGATCCAGCAGCTGAAGGACGGCAAGCTGGACATCCTGGTCGCCACCGACGTGGCCGCGCGCGGCCTCGACGTGGAGCGCATCAGCCACGTCATGAACTACGACATTCCCTACGACACGGAAAGCTACGTGCACCGTATCGGCCGCACCGGTCGCGCCGGTCGCAGCGGCGAGGCGATCCTGTTCGTCACGCCGCGCGAGAAGGGCATGCTGCGTGCGATCGAGCGCGCCACGCGCCAGCCGATCGAGGAAATGAAGCTGCCGACCGTGGAAGCGGTCAACGACGTGCGCATCGCCAAGTTCAAGCAGCGCATCAGCGACACGCTGGCCGTGGGCGAGCTGGAACTGTTCCAGCAGCTGATCGAGCAGTACGAGCAGGAACACAACATTCCCGCCATCGAGATCGCCGCCGCGCTGGCTCGCATTGCGCAGGGCAACCAGCCCTTGCTGCTGACGCCGCCACCCAAGCGCGAACGCGAACATGCGCCGCGCGAGCGCGAGCATGGCCGTGAGCGAGACGGGCACGAGCATCGTGGCGAACGTGAGCACCGCTCGCGTGATCGCGACGGCGCGCCTCGCGAATTCGTGCAGCGTCCCGTGCGGCCGCATCACACCGAGGAAGGCAAGCGCACCTATCGCATCGAGGTGGGTCACGAGCACGGCGTGAAGCCCGGCAACATCATCGGTGCCATCGCCAATGAAGCCGGTCTGGAAAGCGGCTTCATCGGTCGCCTGAGCATTCGCGGCGAATACAGCCTGATCGACCTGCCCGACGGCATGCCCAAGGAAGTATTCGAGCACCTGAAAAAGGTGTGGGTGAGCCAGCAGCAGCTGCGCATCAAGGAGTGGGACGGCGACGACAGCGGCGCCGACGAACCGGCACCGCGCCGTGCCGGCGGCTACCGTCCGGGTGGCTTCAAGAAGCCGCACGGCAAGCCGCGTCCGCACAGCCACGGCGGCGGCAAGCCGCCGCGTCGCGGGAAGTAACCAGGCCCACACCGCCGTCATTCCGGCGAAGGCCGGAGGCGCTTTACAACAGCCGAAGGCTGGTCATCCCGTTGCGACACGTCTGCTTTTCGCCAAGCACATGAAAGCCTCGCGCGAAAGCCGACCATCATCGCGGCTGGATTCCGGCCTGCGCCGGAATGACGAGTTGGTGTTTCGGATCATGGGACGCGGGGTCCCTCTTATCGTTCCCCTGCGGTGACGGATCGTTCACCGCACGCGCGCTGCAATCGGCGCCGATATCCCTAATCTAGGGCGGTACTTTCGAGGTAACCGCCATGACCACCCTGCCCAGCCTTTACATCTCCCACGGATCGCCGATGACCGCCATCCAGCCGCGGCGCGTAGGCGAGCGCCTGGCGGAGCTGGCCAAGGCGTTGCCACGGCCCAAGGCGATCGTCATCGCCACCGCCCATTGGCTGGCACGCCAGCCGCATGTCGGCGGCGCGACGCGACCGGAAACCATCCACGATTTCTACGGCTTTCCGCAGGCGCTGTTCGACATCCAGTACCCGGCCAAGGGCGAGCCCGCGCTCGCCGCGCGCATCACGGAGCTGCTGGACAAGGCCGGCCTGCCGACCACGCTCGATCCCTCTCAGGGGCTGGACCACGGCGCCTGGGTGCCGCTGCGCCTGCTCTACCCCGAAGCCGACATTCCGGTCGTACCGATGTCGATCCAGCCCCAGCTCGGTCCGGCGCATCAGTACGCCGTCGGCCGCGCCTTGGCGCCATTGCGCGAAGAAGGCGTGCTGGTCATCGGCTCGGGCAGCATCACGCACAACCTGCACGATTTCCGCTCGGGTTACAGCGAAGAACGCGAAGCGCCGTACGTGCGTCCCTTCATCGAGTGGGTCGAACGCAAGCTGGCCGAGGGCGACGTCGAGGCCTTGCTCGACTATCGCCGCCAGGCACCGTTCGCCGAACGCGCCCATCCCACCGATGAACATTTCCTGCCGCTGTTCGTCGCGCTGGGCGCGGCGGGCGAACAGGCGCATGCCACGCGCATCGACGCCGGCATCGAGTACGGCCTGCTGGCGATGGACATCTATCGCTTCGACGGCGCCGTCACTGCACGATGATGGTGCCCACCATCATCGGATGGATCGAACAGTAGTACACGTAAGTGCCGGGCTTGGAGAACGTCACGGCATAGGTGTCGCTGGTATCCAGCGCAGGCGATGAGGCGAACTGCTTGCCTGCGCTGGTGATCACGTGTGGTTCCTCGTCGCGGTTGATCCACACCACCCGCGTACCCACGGCGACGGTCATCGTGTTCGGCGCAAAGGCGAAGTTGCGGATCTCGACCTGGGTAGCCGCCGCATTCTGAGACACCCCCGCCTTGGCCGCGATCGCGGGCGCGGTCACGCCACAGCTCAGGCAAAGCATCGACATGAACGCGGCGTGCCGTAGCATCTTCATGACATCACCTCATCGGTGAGCGCGAGCGCCTGGCTGCCCTGCACGTGGCGCACCTCGCGAATGCCGAGGTAACGATGCAACGCTTCCGGTGGCACATCCTTCATCGGCCCCGGTGCCGGACCCACGCCGGGCGCCGGTTGCGGATAGGCGGTGGAACGCGCCGTGTAGAACGTGATGTTGCCTTCCACCTTCTGCTGGATCTGGTGGATATGGCCGTTGAGCACGCTCACCGAGCCGAAACGTTGCAGCAGGCGCATGGCTTCGGCGCTGTCGTCGGTACCCCAGCCCCACTCGGGATAGAGCGACCACAGCGGCATGTGCGCGAACACCACCAAGGGCGTCGACGCCGACAACGGTGCGAGATCCTTCTTCAGCCACGCCAGCTGGTCGGCGCCCAGTGAGCCAAGGCCTCCCGCCTTGAGGTTCAGCACGTTGATCAGGCCGACGAAATGCACGCCGCGATGATCGAAGCTGTACCAGCCGCCCGTTTGCTGCTTCTCGCCGAAGCGGCGGAAGAACTCCGTGCCGTTGTCGCCGATCACGTCATGCTCGCCGGGCACGTAAAAGGTCTTGTCCACATGCGCTTCCTGCATGATGCCGGCCAGCGTGTCGAATTCGTCCGGCCGCGAGAGATGGGTGAGATCGCCGGTATGCAGCAGGAAGTCAGGCCGCGCTTTCTGCGCATTCACCATCGCCAGCGAAGCGCGCAGCGTGGAGGCCACGTCCATGTTCGGCGCCTTGTGGAAACCGATGTGCGAATCGCTGATCTGTACGAAGGCGAAGCTGGCATCGGCGGCGTCCTTGGCGCCCTGCCCGGTCAACGCCTGCGCGCGCAGCACGCCGCCCTGCATGAGCCACAGGGTGCCGGCGCCCGCCCACGCCATGCACTGGAGAAACTGGCGGCGGCCAGGGCTCGTGTTGTCGTCTGAATCACGCATGGTCGGACTCTCCGGATAGGGGAAACGGGTACATCCCGCCTTACCCACTACCGTTCCGCCCGTGCGCTTATTCCCGCCCTTGGCGCCTTCACGCGGCCTGCGGTCGTC is part of the Dyella jiangningensis genome and harbors:
- a CDS encoding metallophosphoesterase family protein, with product MRDSDDNTSPGRRQFLQCMAWAGAGTLWLMQGGVLRAQALTGQGAKDAADASFAFVQISDSHIGFHKAPNMDVASTLRASLAMVNAQKARPDFLLHTGDLTHLSRPDEFDTLAGIMQEAHVDKTFYVPGEHDVIGDNGTEFFRRFGEKQQTGGWYSFDHRGVHFVGLINVLNLKAGGLGSLGADQLAWLKKDLAPLSASTPLVVFAHMPLWSLYPEWGWGTDDSAEAMRLLQRFGSVSVLNGHIHQIQQKVEGNITFYTARSTAYPQPAPGVGPAPGPMKDVPPEALHRYLGIREVRHVQGSQALALTDEVMS
- a CDS encoding DEAD/DEAH box helicase — translated: MSFESLGLAPALLRALAEQGYAEPTPIQAAAIPVVLEGGDLLAAAQTGTGKTAAFSLPLLQHLSTAGATQTRRPRALVLTPTRELAAQVHDNLRDYGKHLRISSTTIFGGVSMGPQMQALRRGVDIVIATPGRLIDHMQQRSIDLSGVEVLVLDEADRMLDMGFLPALKRILAALPRQRQTLLFSATFAPPIKALAMQFMHQPREVSVTPANSVATTVTHHVHPVDAAKKRDLLLHVLSQDSRRQTLVFSRTKHGADKLVKQLEMAGLRAAAIHGNKSQNARTRALSDFKSGRITVLVATDIAARGIDIDQLPIVINFDLPMVAEDYVHRIGRTGRAGADGMAVSLVSHEEAGLLRDIRKLLKQDIAVSDVPGFEPSHPLRTDANAPKPVQGQSQRQPRQARPQGSHRPHNNGYAHGSERPAEGNRKRRRPRRPAAKA
- a CDS encoding MFS transporter; translation: MSPFAPLRELNTTQRHTVLASFLGWTLDAFDYFLLTFVIVSVAQEFHVGKEHVTYGLFLTLAARPLGALLFGRLADRYGRRPILMLDVILFSLFELATAFANSLTALLVLRFLFGIAMGGEWGIGASLAMESIPAKARGVVSGLLQSGYPVGFFLGALVNWLLVDHIGWRGLFVVGAAPALLVLYIRRTVPESEVWQQGQATQPRRGLLESMRGHWKLAIYLMLLMMAFNMFSHGSQDLYHTFEEESLHLPTGSGAAFMLVAMLNLGALVGGLFFGALSERFGRRRTIILAALLAIPVIPLWMHGGSLPLLALGAFLVQVMVQGAWGVVPTHLNELAPEGMRGTLPGFAYQTGNLLAAVTANAQLWIAGWHGGDLAFAMSVWIAGVAVLLAVLAWLGPEARGVRFGQPRPEKGV
- a CDS encoding DEAD/DEAH box helicase; translated protein: MSSPSSDSQPAAVGFAALGLHSELLRALSDVGYESPSPIQAATIPPLLEGRDVLGQAQTGTGKTAAFALPILSRIDLKPGKPQALILAPTRELAIQVAEAFQRYATYMPGLQVLPIYGGQSYGPQLHSLKRGVQIVVGTPGRVIDHLERGTLDLSELKFLVLDEADEMLRMGFIDDVEKVLEATPPTRQVALFSATMPAPIRKIAQQHLKDPVEVTIKAATTTAANIRQRYWFVSGMHKLDAMTRILEAEPFDAMIIFARTKQATEELAEKLQARGLAAAAINGDIAQAQRERVIQQLKDGKLDILVATDVAARGLDVERISHVMNYDIPYDTESYVHRIGRTGRAGRSGEAILFVTPREKGMLRAIERATRQPIEEMKLPTVEAVNDVRIAKFKQRISDTLAVGELELFQQLIEQYEQEHNIPAIEIAAALARIAQGNQPLLLTPPPKREREHAPREREHGRERDGHEHRGEREHRSRDRDGAPREFVQRPVRPHHTEEGKRTYRIEVGHEHGVKPGNIIGAIANEAGLESGFIGRLSIRGEYSLIDLPDGMPKEVFEHLKKVWVSQQQLRIKEWDGDDSGADEPAPRRAGGYRPGGFKKPHGKPRPHSHGGGKPPRRGK
- a CDS encoding dioxygenase family protein is translated as MTTLPSLYISHGSPMTAIQPRRVGERLAELAKALPRPKAIVIATAHWLARQPHVGGATRPETIHDFYGFPQALFDIQYPAKGEPALAARITELLDKAGLPTTLDPSQGLDHGAWVPLRLLYPEADIPVVPMSIQPQLGPAHQYAVGRALAPLREEGVLVIGSGSITHNLHDFRSGYSEEREAPYVRPFIEWVERKLAEGDVEALLDYRRQAPFAERAHPTDEHFLPLFVALGAAGEQAHATRIDAGIEYGLLAMDIYRFDGAVTAR
- a CDS encoding SDR family NAD(P)-dependent oxidoreductase — its product is MSKPLEGRIALVTGASSGIGEATALALAEAGAKVAIAARRRDRLEVLAAQLATLGAEPFVLTADLASEDEAQRIVKETEAHFGRLDILVNNAGVMYLEPVEEADLGRWRRMLELNVLSLIASTQAALPGMRERRDGHVVNISSTAGRVANPNAAAYSATKFGVGAFSEALRREVYKHNIRVTVIEPGVVQTELRDHIGHAEVKANLNAWADSMRQLQARDVADAIVFCVSRPSHVNINEVLMRPTDQER
- a CDS encoding DoxX family protein, whose protein sequence is MKAFFHWLLFPLRLIFGAWFVFAGLNDLLHFWQPPAPVTPQSQVFMQGLAGSGYIFPVLGILYTVSGLCLLANRFVALALVMLAAPVVVIFGYHAVMEDHLLGPGLLLLLMYLALAWQQRATLGVLLRPIA
- the fghA gene encoding S-formylglutathione hydrolase, with product MTEIETISEQRCHGGTQGFYRHHSESCGGPMRFALYQPPQAASEVCPVLYYLAGLTCTEETATIKAGAQRLASELGLILVMPDTSPRNTGFDGATGDWEFGEGAGFYVDATQAPWSSRFRMHSYVVDELPALIAEHFPADRERSGIMGHSMGGHGALTIALKHPGRYRSVSAFAPIVAPTQVPWGEKALPRYLGEDTSAWAAYDACELVRRQTFDGTILIDQGEADGFLSTQLKPELFDQACAEGGQSLVLRRHAGYDHSYYFISTFIDDHLRHHASALGRP
- a CDS encoding cupredoxin domain-containing protein — encoded protein: MKMLRHAAFMSMLCLSCGVTAPAIAAKAGVSQNAAATQVEIRNFAFAPNTMTVAVGTRVVWINRDEEPHVITSAGKQFASSPALDTSDTYAVTFSKPGTYVYYCSIHPMMVGTIIVQ
- a CDS encoding class I SAM-dependent methyltransferase, which gives rise to MSAMDATALDRIADSYDHWFQRRYVQGKLAADPAYAAVADLIARRPMPLLDIGCGIGLLGQYLHAHGELPQYLGVDHDARKIDAGRRAMRLAGLEGVLPLRLADGATAYSLRGHVALLDVLHYLDVERQRELVANAAAHLAPGGMLIVRSVLRERSWRYAATRVSEFFLSASGWMRVGAQHYPSGDELRALLADAGLVVSIRSLHGKTPFDCYLIVGERPC
- the rimJ gene encoding ribosomal protein S5-alanine N-acetyltransferase, with product MNLIYPIHTPRTLVRVVDAGDAQRLLRYRVQNREHLAPWEPLRDSSYYTLDHCIRTLADAREAMRTDRVYPFVVLDLVGNDVIANFTFANIVRGAFQACHLGYSIAGSREGQGLMYEALSAVMPWAFRELDMHRVMANFMPRNERSGRLLERLGFEREGYAKRYLQIAGVWEDHVLTARIRDD